One part of the Microcaecilia unicolor unplaced genomic scaffold, aMicUni1.1, whole genome shotgun sequence genome encodes these proteins:
- the LOC115459515 gene encoding E3 ubiquitin-protein ligase TRIM39-like: protein MDWWMEFGRYTVNVTLDPETAHPDLVLSDDRKSVRRGNTRQNVPDTPQRFDTYPCVLGSEGFTSGRRYWEVEVGDVRNWTLGVCKDSVRRKGRITLAPEEGFWTVGLWNKQRCLALTSPVTKLPLSEIPRVVGILLDYEAGKVSFYDADDKSHLFTFTDSFTGKLRPFFGTYSEIPLRVRQVPAWN from the coding sequence TAAATGTGACTCTGGATCCTGAAACTGCTCATCCTGATCTCGTCCTGTCTGATGATCGGAAAAGTGTCAGAAGGGGAAACACAAGACAGAATGTGCCGGACACTCCTCAGAGATTTGATACTTATCCCTGTGTGCTGGGGAGTGAGGGCTTCACCTCAGGGAGACGttactgggaggtggaggtgggggatgtGAGGAACTGGACATTGGGAGTGTGTAAAGACTctgtgaggaggaaggggaggatcaCACTGGCACCTGAGGAAGGATTCTGGACAGTGGGGCTGTGGAATAAACAGAGATGCTTGGCCCTCACCTCCCCTGTGACCAAGCTCCCCCTGAGTGAGATCCCCCGGGTTGTGGGGATTCTGCTGGACTATGAGGCAGGAAAGGTCTCGTTTTATGATGCAGATGATAAATCTCATCTCTTCACCTTCACTGACTCCTTCACAGGGAAACTCCGACCTTTCTTCGGGACTTATTCTGAAATTCCTCTGAGAGTCCGCCAGGTACCAGCCTGGAATTAA